A section of the Pedobacter sp. HDW13 genome encodes:
- a CDS encoding peptidylprolyl isomerase, translating into MKKILLFLCTFSMLTAFAAKPKNQYVRIKTEYGECILKLYNQTPLHRDNFLKLVKEGYYNGVLFHRVIKDFMIQGGDPDSRNAKPDSLLGEGGPKYTIPAEFNDSLFHKKGVLAAAREGDDVNPQKASSGSQFYLVQGKVFTDEQLNNVEQKRLKFKLPEWQRQVYKTIGGTPHLDRNYTVYGEIISGLEMVDKIAVLPTDKNNRPKQDVKMEITVLKKREAKKIEKQLLQASLKDKVIM; encoded by the coding sequence ATGAAGAAAATTTTACTATTCCTCTGCACTTTTTCGATGCTTACCGCTTTTGCTGCGAAACCTAAAAATCAATATGTGCGCATTAAAACCGAATATGGCGAATGCATTTTAAAGCTATATAATCAAACACCTTTGCATCGCGATAATTTTCTTAAACTGGTAAAAGAGGGCTACTACAATGGTGTGCTCTTCCACAGGGTGATTAAAGATTTTATGATCCAGGGCGGAGACCCCGATTCGAGAAATGCCAAACCAGATTCTTTATTGGGAGAAGGTGGACCAAAATATACCATCCCGGCCGAGTTTAACGATAGTTTGTTCCATAAAAAGGGTGTTTTGGCTGCGGCCAGAGAAGGGGATGACGTTAATCCACAAAAAGCATCGAGCGGCAGTCAGTTTTACCTGGTACAAGGAAAGGTTTTTACCGATGAGCAATTGAATAATGTAGAGCAAAAGCGCTTGAAGTTTAAATTACCGGAGTGGCAAAGGCAGGTGTATAAAACCATTGGCGGTACACCTCATCTTGACCGCAATTATACGGTTTATGGTGAAATTATTTCCGGATTAGAAATGGTTGATAAAATTGCAGTACTACCCACAGATAAAAATAACCGCCCAAAACAGGATGTGAAAATGGAAATTACCGTTTTGAAGAAAAGGGAAGCGAAAAAAATCGAGAAACAATTGTTACAAGCCTCTTTAAAAGATAAGGTTATCATGTAG
- a CDS encoding exodeoxyribonuclease III, with translation MKIISYNVNGIRAASTKNFFGWLQATNADMVCLQEVKALPAQIPEIIALVEQLGYHHYWFPAEKKGYSGVAILSKIKPNHVEYGCGEEWIDREGRILRADFDGFSLMSLYMPSGSSGDERQVKKYEFMRFFDVYIGKLRNQIPNLIVSGDYNICHTAIDIHNPKSNANSSGFLPEEREWMQLFLDNGFIDTFRHFNKDPHHYTWWSYRAGSRGKNLGWRIDYHLATRPMENRLKNVRILPDAVHSDHCPVLLELD, from the coding sequence ATGAAAATCATCTCCTATAACGTAAATGGGATTAGGGCTGCCAGTACCAAAAACTTTTTTGGCTGGTTACAGGCTACCAATGCCGATATGGTCTGTTTGCAGGAAGTAAAAGCTTTACCGGCACAGATCCCCGAAATTATTGCACTTGTTGAGCAGCTGGGCTACCATCATTACTGGTTCCCTGCCGAAAAAAAGGGATATAGTGGCGTGGCGATTTTGTCGAAAATTAAGCCTAACCATGTAGAGTATGGTTGTGGTGAAGAATGGATAGATCGTGAAGGCCGTATTTTACGGGCCGATTTTGACGGTTTCTCTTTAATGAGCCTTTACATGCCTTCCGGATCAAGCGGTGATGAACGGCAGGTTAAAAAGTATGAATTTATGCGCTTTTTTGATGTCTATATCGGAAAGCTTCGCAATCAGATCCCGAATTTAATTGTAAGTGGCGATTATAACATCTGCCATACCGCGATTGATATCCACAATCCAAAATCGAATGCCAATTCATCGGGATTTTTGCCTGAGGAACGCGAGTGGATGCAGTTATTTTTAGATAATGGCTTTATCGATACTTTCCGTCATTTTAACAAAGATCCGCATCATTACACTTGGTGGAGTTACAGGGCCGGTTCGAGGGGCAAGAACCTGGGCTGGCGTATTGATTACCATTTAGCTACCCGGCCAATGGAAAACCGGTTAAAGAACGTAAGGATTTTACCAGATGCCGTACACTCTGACCATTGCCCTGTGCTGTTGGAGCTAGATTAA
- the hutI gene encoding imidazolonepropionase produces the protein MLITNIKGLVGLHPKSKLMLRGSELNDLHVLENAWLLIENDLIKDFGEMDSIPDHISNDPSQISANGRYVFPSWCDSHTHIVFAATREEEFAMKIQGKTYEEIAAAGGGILNSANKLQKATEDELFESASVRLKQMILQGTGAVEIKSGYGLTVESEIKMLRVIKRLKASFPVPIKATFLAAHAFPALYKDDHEGYINLIINEMLPQIAAEQLADYIDVFCEKGFFSVAETDRILKAGGVYGLKPKVHANQLSVSGAVEVAVLNQAISVDHLEESDEATITALQNSSTIATLLPSCSFYLGIPFADAKSFIKANLPVTLATDYNPGSTPSGNMNFVVALACIKLKMFPEQAINAATLNGAAAMEIGENYGSIAIGKKANLFITKPMPSIAYLPYSFGESQVDRVILNGEIYNGQL, from the coding sequence ATGCTAATCACCAATATAAAAGGCCTTGTTGGCTTACATCCAAAAAGCAAACTGATGCTCCGCGGCAGCGAACTGAACGATTTACATGTTTTGGAGAACGCGTGGCTCTTAATTGAAAACGATTTGATTAAAGATTTTGGCGAAATGGATTCAATCCCCGACCATATCTCTAATGACCCATCTCAAATCTCTGCCAATGGCAGGTATGTTTTTCCTTCCTGGTGCGATAGTCACACCCATATTGTTTTTGCGGCTACACGCGAAGAAGAGTTTGCTATGAAAATACAAGGCAAAACCTACGAAGAAATTGCTGCTGCCGGTGGCGGAATTTTAAACTCTGCCAATAAGCTGCAAAAGGCCACTGAAGATGAGCTGTTCGAAAGCGCCTCGGTAAGGCTTAAGCAAATGATTCTGCAGGGCACAGGAGCTGTAGAGATTAAAAGTGGCTATGGCTTAACGGTTGAAAGCGAAATTAAAATGCTTCGTGTTATTAAACGCCTGAAAGCGAGTTTTCCGGTTCCGATAAAGGCTACCTTTCTGGCTGCTCACGCTTTTCCGGCATTGTATAAAGATGATCATGAAGGTTATATTAATCTCATCATCAACGAAATGCTGCCGCAAATTGCAGCAGAACAATTGGCTGATTACATTGATGTTTTTTGCGAGAAGGGATTTTTCTCGGTAGCCGAAACCGATCGAATTTTAAAAGCAGGTGGTGTGTATGGCTTAAAACCAAAAGTTCACGCCAATCAACTTTCTGTATCAGGTGCTGTTGAGGTTGCGGTATTAAACCAGGCCATTTCAGTCGACCATTTGGAGGAAAGCGACGAAGCAACCATTACGGCCTTACAAAATTCCAGTACCATAGCAACATTACTACCTTCCTGCTCGTTTTATTTAGGTATTCCGTTTGCGGATGCTAAAAGCTTTATCAAGGCCAATTTACCTGTGACTTTAGCAACCGACTATAACCCGGGGTCTACGCCATCCGGAAATATGAATTTTGTAGTTGCTTTAGCTTGTATTAAGCTCAAGATGTTTCCGGAGCAGGCCATTAATGCAGCCACGCTAAATGGTGCGGCCGCAATGGAAATTGGCGAAAATTACGGAAGTATCGCCATTGGTAAAAAGGCCAATTTGTTTATCACCAAACCTATGCCATCAATCGCCTATTTACCTTATAGTTTTGGCGAATCACAGGTAGATCGAGTTATTTTAAACGGAGAAATTTATAATGGACAGCTTTAA
- a CDS encoding formimidoylglutamase, with protein sequence MDSFKIYSQQDIDQLVINRDGETKLGERVVSYPFNDGAVLTAVLANSEAKFVLLGIPEDIGVRANFGIAGAASAWRTSLVTFLNIQSNRFLKGDEILVLGHFEIKEPADSSVAGLRKKVEEIDNLVYPVIEKIVAAGKIPIVIGGGHNNAFPLIKGVASAKKAPINVLNIDAHADLRSLEGRHSGNGFSYALKENYLNHYLMYGLHQNYNNEAILDQIETNLKLDAVFFEDILTGGVDFNGFLSKVEGAPGLEIDVDCIQHVLSSAETPSGFAANEIRKLILSSNRQFAYLHICEGATRMLDGRVSRLTAKLIAYLVSDFVKAQK encoded by the coding sequence ATGGACAGCTTTAAAATATACAGTCAGCAAGATATCGACCAACTGGTTATTAACCGGGATGGTGAAACCAAACTTGGCGAAAGGGTAGTGTCATATCCTTTCAATGATGGTGCTGTTTTGACGGCTGTTTTAGCCAATAGCGAAGCTAAGTTTGTGCTATTAGGCATTCCTGAGGATATTGGTGTACGGGCCAATTTTGGCATCGCAGGTGCGGCATCCGCCTGGCGTACAAGTTTGGTTACCTTTTTGAATATTCAAAGCAACCGGTTTTTAAAGGGGGATGAAATTTTGGTCCTTGGTCATTTTGAAATTAAGGAACCGGCAGATTCGTCGGTTGCCGGACTGAGGAAAAAGGTTGAAGAAATCGATAACCTGGTTTATCCGGTAATTGAAAAAATTGTTGCGGCAGGGAAAATCCCAATTGTAATTGGTGGAGGGCATAACAATGCTTTTCCTTTGATTAAGGGGGTTGCTTCGGCCAAAAAGGCACCAATTAATGTGCTGAATATCGATGCCCATGCAGATTTAAGATCGCTTGAAGGAAGGCATAGCGGAAACGGATTTTCTTACGCTTTAAAAGAAAATTACCTGAACCATTATTTGATGTATGGTTTGCATCAGAATTACAATAATGAGGCTATTTTGGATCAGATTGAAACCAATCTGAAGCTTGATGCGGTATTTTTCGAAGATATTTTAACCGGAGGAGTTGATTTTAACGGATTTTTAAGCAAAGTTGAAGGTGCGCCAGGCTTGGAAATTGATGTAGATTGTATTCAGCATGTGCTATCAAGCGCTGAAACACCATCTGGTTTTGCTGCAAACGAGATTCGGAAACTGATTTTGAGCAGTAACAGGCAGTTTGCTTATTTGCATATCTGCGAAGGGGCTACCCGTATGCTAGATGGGCGGGTGAGCAGGTTAACGGCGAAGCTGATTGCGTATTTGGTGAGCGACTTTGTGAAAGCGCAAAAGTAA
- a CDS encoding 5-formyltetrahydrofolate cyclo-ligase translates to MLKADIRKQALKDRLRLDDATYQELNKALLNQFKTLDFSKIKSIHIFLSITEKKEPDTFLLIDWLTTNHPEIKIIVPKADFETALMTHHEYIGLEDLKKNTYQILEPQNGKLHQDEIDLVIVPLLAFDLQGYRAGYGKGFYDRFLQNINAQKIGLSLYPAIEKIDDVNEHDIRLDFCITPTAIIKF, encoded by the coding sequence ATGCTAAAAGCCGACATCAGAAAACAAGCGTTAAAAGATAGATTGCGATTAGATGACGCCACTTATCAAGAGCTTAACAAAGCGCTCTTAAATCAGTTTAAAACGCTCGATTTTAGCAAAATTAAAAGCATTCACATCTTCTTGTCAATTACTGAAAAGAAAGAGCCCGATACCTTCCTGCTGATCGACTGGCTGACGACAAACCATCCTGAAATTAAGATTATTGTACCCAAAGCCGATTTCGAAACGGCACTGATGACCCATCATGAGTATATTGGCTTAGAGGATTTAAAGAAAAACACCTATCAGATTCTCGAACCGCAAAATGGGAAACTGCATCAGGATGAGATTGACCTGGTTATTGTTCCGCTTCTGGCATTCGATTTACAAGGCTACCGCGCGGGTTATGGCAAGGGTTTTTACGATCGCTTTCTGCAAAATATAAATGCTCAGAAAATAGGCTTATCTTTGTACCCTGCAATTGAAAAAATAGATGATGTGAACGAACACGATATCCGTTTGGATTTTTGCATAACACCAACAGCAATAATAAAATTTTAA
- the efp gene encoding elongation factor P: MAKASEIKTGNILRVNNELVTVDEWNHRTPGKGGAFYTGKFRNIKTGRIVEARMNTDEAVEICRVETNDYQYLYEDGNYLVVMDNNSYEQFNVEKTLFGSAIKFLKEGMNIIVSMESDEAIMAQLPNFAEFEITYSEPAVKGDTSTNALKAATLENGVEVKVPMFVNQGDKIKIDTRTGDYVERVK; encoded by the coding sequence ATGGCTAAAGCATCAGAAATTAAAACAGGTAACATTCTTCGTGTAAACAACGAACTGGTTACTGTTGACGAATGGAATCACCGCACACCTGGTAAAGGTGGTGCATTTTACACTGGTAAATTCCGCAACATTAAAACAGGTAGAATTGTAGAAGCCCGTATGAATACCGACGAGGCTGTAGAAATCTGTCGTGTAGAAACCAACGACTACCAATACCTTTATGAAGATGGTAACTACCTGGTAGTTATGGACAACAACTCTTACGAGCAATTTAACGTTGAGAAAACTTTATTCGGTTCGGCAATTAAATTTTTAAAAGAAGGTATGAACATCATTGTTTCGATGGAAAGCGACGAAGCAATTATGGCACAATTACCAAACTTTGCTGAATTTGAAATTACTTATTCGGAGCCTGCAGTTAAAGGCGACACTTCGACAAACGCCTTAAAAGCAGCTACGCTTGAAAACGGTGTTGAAGTTAAAGTTCCGATGTTCGTAAATCAGGGAGATAAAATTAAAATCGATACCCGCACCGGCGACTACGTTGAGCGTGTAAAGTAA
- the efp gene encoding elongation factor P, whose translation MAKASEVKSGNVLRFNGELVSVEEYIHRTPGNLRAFYQSRMRNVKTGKIVEYRFRTDEEVTICRVETNDYQYLYEDGDYLVVMDNNTFDQHNIPKLLFGNAIKFLKEGMNVTIAFESDEPIVAQLPNSVELEITYTEPAVKGDTSTSAQKYATVETGAEIRVPLFINQGDKVKVDTKTGDYMERVK comes from the coding sequence ATGGCAAAGGCATCAGAAGTAAAAAGCGGAAACGTACTTCGTTTTAACGGAGAGTTGGTAAGTGTTGAAGAATACATCCACCGCACCCCGGGAAATTTAAGGGCTTTCTATCAGTCACGTATGCGGAACGTAAAAACAGGTAAAATTGTAGAGTACCGTTTCCGTACCGATGAAGAGGTTACTATTTGCCGTGTAGAAACCAACGATTACCAATATCTGTATGAGGATGGCGATTATCTTGTGGTGATGGACAACAACACTTTCGATCAGCACAATATCCCGAAGCTTCTTTTCGGCAATGCAATCAAATTTTTAAAAGAAGGCATGAATGTGACCATCGCATTTGAAAGCGACGAACCGATTGTAGCCCAGTTACCCAACAGTGTTGAGCTTGAAATTACTTACACCGAACCTGCAGTTAAAGGCGATACTTCTACCAGTGCCCAAAAATATGCAACTGTTGAAACTGGTGCAGAAATAAGGGTGCCTTTATTTATTAATCAGGGGGATAAGGTTAAAGTTGATACCAAAACCGGCGATTATATGGAAAGGGTAAAATAG
- a CDS encoding ABC transporter ATP-binding protein — translation MKISLNNVGRRFNKEWIFRNLNTEFSAGNSYAILGPNGSGKSTLLSILTGSLSPSEGEISFSQGTDIPIENIYRHISLAAPYLELVETFSLKEIIDFHFKFKNFASGVDAKSLISILGLEKAANKEIKYFSSGMKQRTKLALACCTDTPILFLDEPTSNLDVQGMNWYRELIENFAKDRLTIIGSNQIQEYEFCNHQIQIADYK, via the coding sequence ATGAAAATAAGCTTAAACAACGTTGGCCGGAGGTTTAACAAAGAATGGATTTTCAGGAACCTGAATACCGAATTTAGTGCAGGTAACAGTTATGCTATACTTGGCCCAAACGGATCTGGTAAATCTACTTTGCTGAGCATATTAACTGGTAGCTTATCCCCTTCTGAAGGAGAGATTTCATTTTCTCAAGGTACCGATATACCAATAGAAAACATTTACAGGCACATCAGTTTAGCTGCCCCCTACCTAGAACTGGTAGAAACTTTCAGCTTAAAGGAGATCATTGATTTTCATTTCAAGTTTAAAAACTTTGCGTCAGGCGTTGATGCCAAAAGCCTGATTAGTATCCTTGGACTTGAAAAAGCAGCAAACAAAGAAATTAAGTACTTTTCTTCTGGAATGAAACAAAGAACCAAACTAGCTTTGGCCTGTTGTACCGATACACCAATTTTATTTTTAGACGAACCAACCAGCAATTTAGACGTCCAGGGAATGAATTGGTACCGTGAACTGATTGAAAATTTTGCGAAAGACCGTTTAACCATAATTGGATCGAACCAAATTCAGGAATACGAATTCTGCAATCATCAAATTCAAATTGCTGATTACAAGTAA
- a CDS encoding GNAT family N-acetyltransferase, whose amino-acid sequence MSDLTLIRTSSDNADFRKLVSLLDRDLAVRDGDEHAFYAQFNKVDAIKEVIVAYQNNNPIGCGAIKPFSTSQAEVKRMFVHPDSRKQGIAASVLNELETWATEIGFSACVLETGKKQPEAIALYQKAGYQIISNYGQYIGVDNSVCMLKQLNTPTILDTRHLIPNK is encoded by the coding sequence ATGAGTGATTTAACGCTAATCAGAACCAGTTCAGATAATGCCGATTTCAGAAAATTGGTTAGCCTGTTGGATCGCGATTTAGCCGTTAGAGATGGCGATGAACATGCTTTCTATGCCCAGTTCAACAAAGTTGACGCCATTAAAGAAGTGATTGTAGCTTACCAGAACAATAATCCCATAGGCTGTGGCGCAATCAAGCCATTTTCCACCAGCCAGGCCGAAGTAAAACGGATGTTTGTTCATCCCGACAGCAGAAAGCAGGGTATTGCAGCCAGCGTTTTAAACGAACTTGAAACCTGGGCTACCGAAATTGGTTTTAGCGCCTGCGTTTTAGAAACCGGTAAAAAACAACCCGAAGCCATAGCCCTGTATCAAAAGGCTGGCTACCAGATTATCTCAAACTACGGGCAATATATTGGTGTTGATAATAGTGTTTGTATGTTAAAGCAACTCAATACTCCTACAATACTTGATACTCGACACTTGATACCAAATAAATGA
- the lpxA gene encoding acyl-ACP--UDP-N-acetylglucosamine O-acyltransferase: MIQPLAYIHPQAKIAENVVIEPFVVIHKDVVIGEGTWIGSNVTIMDGARIGKNCRIFPGAVISGEPQDLKFAGEITTAEIGDNTTIRECVTINRGTKDKWKTVIGSNCLIQAYSHIAHDCEVGNNCIFSNSTTLAGHITIGNNVVLAGLVAIHQFVKVGSYAFVTGGSLVRKDVPPYVKAAREPLSYAGINSVGLRRRGFTNEQIDEIQEIYRVLFVKHNNVTKALDMIEAEFKPTEIRDEIVDFIRNSNRGVMKGFGMGS; the protein is encoded by the coding sequence ATGATACAACCTTTAGCATATATACATCCTCAGGCAAAAATTGCCGAAAACGTGGTAATCGAACCTTTTGTAGTGATACATAAAGACGTTGTAATTGGAGAAGGAACCTGGATTGGATCGAACGTGACCATTATGGATGGTGCACGTATTGGTAAAAACTGCCGCATTTTTCCAGGTGCCGTTATTTCCGGCGAACCACAGGACTTAAAATTTGCAGGAGAAATTACCACTGCAGAAATTGGCGACAACACTACCATTCGTGAGTGTGTTACCATTAACCGCGGCACTAAAGATAAATGGAAAACCGTGATCGGCAGCAACTGCCTAATTCAGGCTTATTCGCACATTGCGCACGATTGCGAAGTAGGAAACAACTGTATTTTCTCTAACAGCACCACTTTAGCAGGCCACATTACCATTGGTAATAATGTGGTACTTGCAGGCCTGGTGGCTATTCACCAGTTTGTTAAAGTAGGTTCTTACGCTTTCGTAACCGGTGGTTCCTTAGTACGTAAAGATGTTCCGCCTTATGTTAAAGCTGCACGCGAGCCGCTTTCTTACGCAGGTATTAACTCTGTTGGCTTAAGAAGAAGAGGTTTTACTAACGAGCAGATTGACGAAATACAGGAAATTTACCGTGTACTTTTCGTTAAACACAATAACGTAACCAAAGCTTTGGATATGATCGAAGCCGAATTTAAGCCTACTGAAATCCGCGACGAGATTGTAGATTTTATCCGCAACTCTAACCGTGGGGTGATGAAGGGTTTCGGCATGGGAAGCTAA
- the lpxD gene encoding UDP-3-O-(3-hydroxymyristoyl)glucosamine N-acyltransferase codes for MQFTAKQISQFLNGSIDGNPDVAVTELSKIEDGKEGSLSFLSNPKYENFLYSTQASVVIVSKDFAPTQPYTSTLVRVENPYSAFTILLDKYNEAVNAQNTQTGIDKMAFVHPTAKIGENVFIDAFAYVAEHAVIADGCKINTQVFIGAHSKIGENTTFYPGVKVYHNSVIGSRVIIHANTVIGSDGFGFAPQKDGTYNKIPQIGNVVIEDDVEIGANTTVDRATMGSTIVKKGAKIDNLIQIAHNVEIGENTVLAAQSGISGSTKIGPNSVVGGQVGIAGHLTLAKGTQIGAQAGINFNITEENKQWHGSPAQPLRNWMRASVIFKHLPDVEKRINALEEELKKLTAELEKNTLHNER; via the coding sequence ATGCAATTTACTGCCAAGCAGATAAGTCAGTTTCTGAACGGTTCCATAGATGGTAACCCCGACGTAGCCGTTACCGAACTCTCTAAAATAGAAGACGGAAAGGAAGGCTCTTTGTCTTTTCTTTCCAATCCTAAGTACGAAAACTTTTTGTATTCTACTCAGGCATCAGTTGTAATCGTATCTAAAGATTTTGCCCCAACCCAGCCCTACACCAGCACTTTGGTGCGTGTAGAAAATCCATATAGCGCTTTTACTATCCTGCTGGATAAATACAACGAAGCAGTAAATGCACAAAACACACAAACGGGTATTGATAAAATGGCTTTCGTGCACCCAACTGCAAAAATTGGGGAGAATGTGTTTATTGATGCTTTCGCCTATGTGGCTGAGCACGCTGTAATTGCCGATGGCTGTAAAATAAATACGCAGGTTTTTATTGGTGCACATTCTAAAATTGGCGAAAACACTACTTTTTACCCGGGTGTAAAAGTTTACCACAATTCGGTAATTGGTAGCCGCGTAATAATTCACGCCAATACGGTTATTGGAAGCGATGGTTTTGGTTTTGCCCCTCAAAAAGACGGCACATACAATAAAATCCCTCAAATTGGGAATGTGGTAATTGAAGATGATGTAGAAATTGGCGCCAATACTACTGTAGACCGTGCAACCATGGGATCGACCATTGTAAAAAAAGGCGCAAAAATCGATAACCTGATTCAGATTGCCCATAATGTAGAAATTGGCGAAAACACCGTTCTAGCGGCACAATCAGGCATTTCGGGAAGCACAAAAATTGGCCCTAACAGTGTTGTGGGTGGCCAGGTTGGCATTGCAGGCCATTTAACCTTAGCCAAAGGCACCCAAATTGGGGCGCAGGCAGGCATTAACTTTAACATTACAGAAGAAAATAAACAATGGCACGGCAGTCCTGCCCAACCATTGCGCAACTGGATGCGCGCATCGGTAATTTTCAAACACCTCCCCGATGTAGAAAAAAGAATTAACGCACTCGAAGAGGAATTGAAAAAGCTTACAGCTGAACTGGAAAAGAATACATTACACAATGAACGTTAG
- a CDS encoding HD domain-containing protein — MNKKKIINDPVYGFISIPSALVYDVISHPYFQRLRYIKQLGMTHLVYPGALHTRFHHALGAMHLMCLAIGLLRSKGHVITEREEEAAILAILLHDIGHGPFSHALEHSLVTGIKHEDISVKLMNDLNIHFEGRLTHAIEIFNGTYPKRFLHQLISGQLDLDRMDYLNRDSFFTGVSEGVISFDRIIKMFNVHDDDLVIEEKGIYSIEKFLIARRLMYWQVYLHKTVIAGEMILVKLLERAKELSGRGEDLFASPSLNHFLKHNINEGNFFEQHENLEHFTNLDDQDIYAAVKVWVKHPDKILSTLCNMLTSRNLYKVEMGNEMEKADRLAFLQDAAVNLLGIKPEEARYFVFTDTIQNRAYNAGVGNIKILMKNNTIVDIAKASDLSNLESLQKTVEKYILCYPRGI; from the coding sequence TTGAACAAGAAGAAAATCATAAATGATCCGGTTTACGGTTTCATAAGCATACCATCGGCCTTAGTTTACGATGTAATATCGCACCCCTATTTCCAGCGGCTGCGCTACATTAAACAACTGGGCATGACCCATTTGGTTTATCCGGGCGCATTGCACACCCGTTTTCATCATGCCCTGGGTGCCATGCATTTAATGTGTTTGGCTATTGGTTTGCTAAGAAGCAAAGGACATGTCATTACCGAAAGAGAAGAAGAAGCGGCCATTTTGGCCATTTTACTGCATGACATTGGTCATGGTCCTTTTTCGCATGCACTCGAGCATTCGCTGGTTACCGGTATTAAGCACGAAGATATTTCGGTAAAGCTGATGAACGACCTCAACATCCATTTTGAGGGCCGTTTAACACATGCCATTGAAATTTTTAACGGTACCTACCCCAAACGGTTTCTACACCAGTTAATTTCGGGCCAGCTCGATTTAGACCGGATGGATTATTTAAACCGCGATAGCTTTTTTACGGGTGTAAGTGAGGGGGTAATCAGTTTCGACCGCATCATTAAAATGTTTAACGTTCATGATGATGATCTCGTTATCGAAGAAAAAGGGATTTACTCTATCGAGAAATTTCTGATTGCGCGCCGGCTGATGTACTGGCAGGTTTACCTTCATAAAACCGTTATTGCAGGCGAGATGATTTTAGTGAAATTGCTTGAACGGGCCAAAGAGCTATCGGGCAGAGGCGAAGATTTATTTGCTTCACCATCGTTAAATCATTTTTTAAAGCATAACATTAACGAGGGCAACTTTTTTGAACAGCATGAAAACCTCGAACATTTTACCAACCTTGATGATCAGGACATTTATGCGGCTGTTAAAGTTTGGGTAAAGCATCCCGATAAAATTTTATCAACCCTTTGTAATATGCTTACCTCGCGTAACCTGTACAAAGTAGAAATGGGCAATGAAATGGAAAAGGCCGATCGGTTGGCATTTTTACAGGATGCAGCGGTTAACCTGCTCGGAATTAAGCCCGAAGAAGCCCGTTATTTTGTTTTTACCGATACGATACAAAACCGCGCATACAATGCCGGCGTTGGCAATATTAAGATTTTAATGAAAAATAACACCATTGTTGATATCGCAAAAGCTTCGGATTTATCAAATCTCGAATCATTGCAAAAAACAGTAGAAAAATATATACTCTGTTACCCCAGGGGCATTTAA
- the tsaE gene encoding tRNA (adenosine(37)-N6)-threonylcarbamoyltransferase complex ATPase subunit type 1 TsaE: protein MEITVNGLSDLPQVAEQLLAFAGKEKIFIFEGEMGAGKTTFIKHFCAHLGIEDVVSSPTYSIVNEYVSPNGSVYHFDFYRIKDIREAYDLGYEEYFYGGGICLIEWPERVAELLPENYIKVEISVVDENERLFSLCKV from the coding sequence ATGGAAATTACAGTAAATGGTTTATCAGATTTACCTCAGGTAGCCGAACAGCTTTTAGCCTTCGCCGGTAAAGAAAAGATTTTCATTTTTGAAGGTGAGATGGGCGCAGGAAAAACGACCTTTATTAAGCACTTTTGTGCCCACTTAGGCATCGAAGACGTAGTTTCCAGTCCAACCTATTCTATCGTAAATGAATACGTAAGTCCTAACGGATCGGTTTACCATTTCGATTTCTACCGGATTAAAGATATTCGCGAAGCTTACGATCTTGGCTACGAAGAATATTTTTACGGAGGGGGCATTTGCCTGATTGAATGGCCGGAGCGGGTAGCCGAGTTATTGCCCGAAAATTATATCAAAGTTGAAATTAGTGTGGTAGACGAAAATGAACGATTGTTTAGTCTTTGTAAGGTATAA